The nucleotide sequence TCACCGACCTGGCGACCTGCCAGGTCCGCCGCCTCCCCTGGTCGGCTTCGTGGCCACCGGCGCCAGCGCTGCTGGTCACGCCCGAGGCCAGCGCCCGGGCTCGCCCCGTGGGCGCTCGTGCCCGCGCCCGTACGCCCGTGGCCGTAACCCGTTTGCCCGCTATGGCCCCCGGGCCATTGGCATGTGGGGGCCCGCGCCCCAGAACGTTTctgttaaaaaaaagaaaaaaaaggaattaaataaataaataagtagataaataatgaaaataattaattaattaattaaccaattaattaacctaattaattctgattaaattaaccaaataagattaattaacctaatgattagttaacctaattaactactgttaattagctaactaattagtatgacagtggggcccacccactaattaattttgattaatttaattaatctgTTAAATTAAAATTTGTCACTGACCAGtgaggcccactggtcaggttgaccagtcaaccctgttgactgctgacgccagcatgacatcatgctgatgtcataaatctaatttcgaatttatttaaataattaattaaattccagaaattaataaaatctttagaaaatcatatcttttaatccgtaactcggattaaaatactttctacatgaaagttgctcagaacgacgagacgaatccggatacgcagtccgttcgtccgccacacacccctaacctatcgaactcgcaactttccccctccggctcctctgcccgaaaacacgaaacaccgggaatactttcccggatgttttccccccttcaccggtatcacctactaccgcgttagggcacaccgaacaccgcgtattgccttgttatattttgtgatgctttgtttgctctgtattcattatttcttccccctcctctccggtagactacgagaccgacgctgctgctggccagttcgactacggagttgacgacccctctctcttgccagagaaaccaggcaagcccccccttgatcaccagatatcgcctattctcctctatactgcttgcattagagtagtgtagcatgtcactgttttcgttaatcctattctgatgcatagcctgacattgtcgctacatctgttgataccttacctgcaatcctaaatgcttagtataggatgctagtttatcatcattggccctacattcttgtcagtctgccttgctatactatcgggccgtgatcacttgggaggtgatcacgggcatatactatatactttacactgttacattactggtgatactgtttggagatgggggctgaaggggcaggtggctccatccaggtagaggtgggcctgagttcccacggcccccgactgttactttgtggcggagcgacagggcaggttgagaccacctaggagacaggtgggcctggccttgttcggcattcgcggatacttaacacgcttaacgagatcttggtatttgatctgagtctggctacgagcctatacgcactaaccatctacgcgggagtagttatgggtatcccgacgtcgtggtatcagctgaagcacttcgtgacgtcagcgactgagcggcgcgcgccgggttggactgcgttaacgcaacttcctttgtaatggaggttgctaggtctgctttcggccgcgtacgcaatgtgcaggtgtgctatgggcgatgggcccagacccctgtgcgcttaggtttagaccggcgtgttggcctctctgttttgcctaggtggggctgcgacgtgttgatctttcgcggccgggcatgacccaggaaagtgtgtccggccaaatgggatcaagcgtgttgggttatgtggtgcacccctgcagggaagttaatctattcgaatagccgtgatcttcggtaacaggacgacttggagttgtaccttgaccttatgacaactagaaccggatacttaataaaacacacccttccaagtgccagatacaaccggtgatcgctctccctcagggatacgaggggaggatcgccgggtaggatatactatgcaatgctacttggaggacttcgacctaccctcttccgcctgttgcaagacgaaggtgaccagaagcgtagtcttcgataggactagctatccccctcttattctggcattctgcagttcagtccactgatatggccttcttacacatatacccatgcatatgtagtatagttccttgcttgcgagtactttggatgagtactcatggttgctttctcccccctttttccccctttcctttcttcctggttgtcgcaaccagatgctggagccctggagccagacgccaccgtcgacgacgactactacactggaggtgcctactactacgtgcagcccgttgacgacgaccaagagtagttaggaggatcccaggcaggaggcatgcgcctctttcgatctgtatccctgtttgtgctagccttcttaaggcaaacttgtttaacttatgtctgtactcagatattgttgcttccgctgactcgtctacgatcgagcacttgtattcgagccctcgaggcccctggcttgtattatgatgcttgtatgacttatttatgttttagagttgtgttgtgatatcttcccgtgagtccctgatcttgatcgtacacatttgcgtgcatgattagtgtacgattgaatcgggggcgtcacaagaccgagtcggacacgttgtctatgagcctgtcgggactctgtaagccgcggggcgttaacctgtgtatataaagggacgacccgacggtgaGTTAGGGCAGGAAAGAAAGagatcaagaactaggtcaagcgtattcgctccctggtaatcaaagcCCAATCAATAACCACCCTACACTGTATTAGGCTGTTACCTTCCGCAAGGGGCCGCACCAGTATAAATTCTCCGTGTcccttgtcctgtttaaccccttcaagctaactacgttgtgatggctccatacctaagtccttacgctaggacatctgacgtgataattccacgacaagtTCCCAACTTGAATTCGGGCCCCCATTGCCCCAAAGGAGGAAATTGACATTGAGTAAATGGGTAGAAATGTTGCCCCCTTTGATGATGGAAAAACCCACTTCTTTAGAAGAAACAGAGAATTTGAACGACCAATTTTGTCGGCGTTCAACCTTGAAAAGAGATGCTCGGCCACCAAAGAATGCAAGGAGAATGGTGCCTACAGATTCATCGGTGAGGCGGATCTGGGACCGTTTGAATTCAGCCACCAACAAGAATTCCTCCAGATCTTTATCAGCTTCGTAGTTGATCGGGACTCCCCATTTCCTCCAAACTTCCGCCGCGAAATCTTGTCCTATGTCAAAATTGAGGTCAGCGAGAGCCATGATGAGGGAGTGTGAAACAGCCGGTGCAGGGTGGCGTAGGACGGCAGGGTGTGtggacgccggggccggagtggccaccgtcGAGCTAGGAGCGGGGGCTAGGAGGTGATTAAACTTCAGTTAAGAGTAGTACTTTTTCTCACATTTTTTCTATCTCTTCTTgatactagttgacccgttgcgccaaatggcgcagagacccgctaaagccatgttgtcgatgaaaatagtttcatttgGCAAGGACATATTCGATATTCATAGTAGAAAGTCCATGTGTTAAACCATGCTATTTTGAAAATGCCTATCAAAAAGATCATCCAGTAAACCCATGTGCCACAATCCCTTTCTAATGGAAGCAACCAAAGATTGTTGAGGTCATAGTTAGTGAGGCAAGTAGCagaaaagaagagaaaataaaaattGAGGACAGCGACATATTATTTGAGAAATGATCCGTCAGCTTACTTGTCCGACATGAAGATATTAAACTGAATATTCTACATCAGACCAGAATCTTGACTAATTAATAACTGACATAAGCACTCGACCTGTGAACACTCGCTCTATGGGACAAATGCAGACCAAACTGAATAGAATATTCTACACGAGAACAGAATCCAGACTAATTAATAACGACATAAGCACTGGACCTGTGAACACTCGCTCTCTGGGACAAATGCAGACCAAACTAAACCGAAGAAACATATAACTTTTTTTTTACCTTCATAACAAGCAGCATGACCAGAATCACATCCCATGAGAAGCCATAAACCTAGAAACTGCATCAGTTAGAAAGACTGCATAGACGTGGCACATGTGCAAATATTTGTCCAATTACAAAATAAGAAAGGGATATTACCAGCACACTTTTGTTATACTGCTTGGTTATGTTCAAATGGTACACAAAACCGTATTGGTAGATGAAGAAACGCAATGCAAGATCTTTCAGTCCCCTGTTTTCATCCCTCTCTGAATCCATGTCCCTTCTTTTTTATCCCTCTCTTTGAATCTAGATCCTGGCAATGATCAAGCTTCCAGTCCCCTCTTTTTCATccctctctctcaaacacacatgaCATATTGCAGCAAACATAACACATCAACTACTGTAATTGAAAACTGAAGTTGCGACTCTCTATTATCCAATTTCAGTAACCATAAACTATATACCTAGCAGCAAAGATCTCATAAATGCACATACACATGATCACAAATTCTATCATCTAAATGCAAGAAGAAAGTGGAGGAAAGAGAAAGGATGTAGAGGCAAACCTGAACCTCCTCGAGCTCCTTGCTCCTGCTGCTCTAGTCGGAGACCCTCCCTCAACCGCCGACCACATCCGCAACCACCCTAAAATATAATTAAAGCCTCCCATGAAAGGAAATTAATATCTATATATGAGAAATCAGATGATAATATGCGGAGTAACCAATAGGCATTTTTAGCGTCGCTATGATACTGGATAATGTTGGCCTCTGGTAGCACGATGCATCAGAAGCATATGTCGAGACACAAAGGTAAGCAGTAGATAATTTTATACCCCAGTGCAGACTGTGCGTTCTTCCTGAATGGAACATAGAAAACCTGGATTGGAATTTTCAGAAGTTCTCTAAAACTACCCGTCGTCAATGAGTAAAGTATTCTATGGCTAGTACCTATGTACATAAAAATTTCACGTCTCCATTGTCTAGAATTCAACAGCCATCAGAATATAAACAAACTTGACAAGCATTGTATTGCCCCTTCTTACGTAGACCATGCAAACTAACAAGGACGTCCCTTCAACCAAATATAACACAAGCATCAATCAAAGAATATTAAACTGTGAATTCAACTATAGATAACAGAAGCACCGTTGTGTTGTCTAGCCTAAACAACATGGAGCCCGTAGCAGCAGCGTATGATCTGCGATTTACATTTATACTCATTACTGTTAGCAAACAAACCACCTTTCGTTTACTAAATCATGATTTTCTCATCATGAACCATAGTAAATTATATATGCATGATTTCCAGTCATGGTTGGTTTCTGTGCCTAAAATAGGTATGGAAATTGGTGCATGGCGACAAATAGTAGCAAGTATCACTCACGGATAACAATCTACTCAAGCTGAATTTAAACCGGATAAATAATGCAACCAGACAACCAGATAAAAAACTGGCACAAATGTGTACAGACAACTATTTCATTGGTCTTTCCTCGAATTTGTACCTATTCATCTGTGCTTATGTTTAAAGATCGAGTATCCATCATCCGCTGCAACATCAAGAAATTACACATGTATCTTTCTCTCTACTCTTTTCACAAAATTGGTTGCTTTAAACATAAAAATTGTTGGCAATACATATATGATTATATTTTTTTCCAAATAATTAACTCACATGTCAGCATACATACATATCTAGGCACTCATTATTTATCCAAGAATTTGGTGCCATAGATCCACTCTGGCAACAAACAGATACGTGGTAGGTAGGAGAAAAATGCGAAGAGAAAAAACATTAGACAACACATACCTTGCCTCCTCCCTGGCCCGGTTCCCTGTCGCCAGCCTCCTCCCCCTCCTATGCAGCTCAACCCCATCGCGACCGGAGCGTTGCCCCGTGCTCCAACCACCGGATGGTCAGTGAAGCTAACTGTGCTAAGGGAGAGAGACCATCAATGAAGGTTTGAAGAGGAAAAACTAAGAGAATAGATATGGGGAGAGGGATCTCACCATTTCCAGCTTCCTCGGTCTCGAGCACCTCCATCCGGTCTCTCATTTTTCTGACCTTCCCCGTCTCGGCCTCTAGCTCGAGGTCCGACCAACCAACGCCAAATTCGACCCAGAAGCACCAACGGTGGCTGAGGGGAGTAGCAGGCAGCGACAATGACGAGCGAGGATGAGGGAGGGGCTGTGGGGAACGAAGCGTGCGCAACACCCCGGCAGCGGCATGGCGCCATGAACAGCGGCTTCCTCCCGACAGCGTGGTTgtaggagagagaggagggaggcagAACAGCGGCGACTGCGGCTAATGAGGATGGAGGAGGGAGGCAGAACGgcaacggcgatggcggcggcggctaacgaggatggaggagggaggagcacAAGATGTGGGGCTTGGTGAGGCTAGGGTTTGTCTGATGGGGGTTGGTGCCTGGGGAGACGGGGGGATTGGGTGTGGAGCGCGTGGTGCGGATTGGGCAAAACTCCCTGCACGCGGAAACAGGCGACCCAGCCAACGAGCGTGCTGCGCGAGCCCACCCGTCATTGGACAATGAAAACTACCGTCGGGTGAAAATTAATTTTAACCGCCGTGAAGATCCGATGGCTCAGACGCGCTGGAATACAGATCCGACGGCCAACGAAGCTCCAAATCGGTGGAGCCTAGTGGGAGCGAGTTGGCTAGCCTCATTATTGGTTTAAATTTAGGCAAATTTATCATGTAAGCGGCTATAAGCATAGTATTATACTTGCTCTTAAGAAATACTCCTAGGTACAGTGAGCGGAGAGTAGGGCCAGTTATTTTTAAAATTTCCTTTAGAAAAATGAGGCAAAAGATTTATGGTTTTTATTGATTAGGAAGAAGAAAGTTGCCCGGTCAattaaaaaaaaatcctagaataccattttttttgcgggaaaatttctgatctattcagcttcaatcatggtagtacaacgaataccagaaataataaaaattacgtccagatccatagaccacctagcgacgactaccagcactgaagcaagccgaaggcgcgccgccatcatcgcccctccatcgccggagtcgggcacaacttgttgtagtagacagtcgggaagtcgtcgtgctaaggcccagtaggaccagcgcaccagaacagcaaccgccgcagatgaagaatagCGTAGATCCGAAAGATACAATCCGAAGGCACGCGAACATAAACGAACAACGACgaaatccgagcaaatccaccaaagatagatcccccggagacacacctccacacgcccaccaacggtgctagacgcgccgccggaacggggactaggcggggagacctttattccatcttcagggagccgccaccgtctcgtcttcctgagaaggacacaaaccctagcaaaactgaaagaaacgactaaaaacagagccctcccgccggcccttgccgagatccaccgtgcccccatggccctagggccatcgaagaggaggcggacctgcggcggcggcggtgggaggcagaaaccctaacttttttgtggaggaaggaggaggtggccagTTATACATGGAGCGTTGGGTGCTCGAGTGCAAGGTTCTAGAGAAGGAATATTCGAGAGAAGACGGGTGGTTCTTGCGGAGTTGCGGTGCTCTTCTCGTGCTCATTTGTCACTCGGTTGAGATTAGATTTTCAAACTTAAAGTTCAATTAATGGTTGATTACGATTTCTACAGTATCTTGGCGCGTACGGGTAGGTATGACACAGAATTTTGTGGGTATGTGAGTTTTTCCTTTCACACTCATCCGCTATGAGTATCTGTATAATCAGCTCGTGCGTCACCATTTTTGTCCACAAACGAGGTGATTAATCAGACTCATTCTAGGAGAGGCGATTAATTAAACTAGTACTATGATGGATCCTCTATGGCCCCTGTCTATCTCTATGTCTCGAACCGGAAATAGGTAACCAGCGCCCTAACAAAAACTGAAAataagtttcttttgttgagatcaACTGGAAATAGGTTTCTGGTGCAACCACCTTCACGCACAAACATTGATATCGATGCGGCCTTTAAACATGCATGGGTGTCAGACAGGGATTGGGAAAAACATCAGTACCACAGTAATTGTATTCATAACAGCGTCTACACACGGACCTCCCAAACCCGCCTCATACGTGTGGGTGGTCTGCCCGCTCACGTTTTTTGACCCAGGCGGATGTCTCAAACGAGCCTCAGACGTCCGGATTGACCGGCACCCCTATATTCAGCCCAAATATGAGACGGATATGGGGTGGTCCCGGGCACGCCCGGGGGCGTCCGCGTGACAAGTCCGGCCCATCACCGATCCCACGGATGTTCCACAAAAAAAACCATCGACCTCGTTGGTCCGAAACCCTAGCTCACTCACTCTCCTCTCTCGCTCCGTCCTCTCTTCTTCCCTCATCGATTTTGATCGAATCCGGTGCAATGTCGAGCTCCGGCAGGCGCTCCGACGACGAGATGGATCCGGAGTATGAGCTTGCCCTCCGCATCGCcttggagcggtccaaggtggagacCGGGGCAGCTCCGGATCTGCAGCCTCGCTGCAGTCGCCACTTCCCCATCGATGCATCTCGGACGCTGGCGCTGGCCCCTCCCGGCCCATGGGCAACTTCGACAGGCGGCCATCGCGATCGGTGCCTCCCCTATGTCGTCCCCTCGCCCCGCCGGCTGCCGCTTCCCCActccgtcccctcgcccctccggctGCTGCTCCCCCTCGTGGGCAGCGGTGGATGCTTATGCCTGCCCCGTGCGCCGGACGCGCATACCGGTGTAGGAGGCATGCGCCGCCCGTCGTGAGAGGCagcgggcaagggagagggaggctGTGGAGAGCTATGTCCAATGCCAGTGTGGGTTACCAGCGGAGCCCAATGAGGACTAGCGGCTCCTCGCGTGGGTGTACCGCCAGTCGCTTACGACGGCGGAGACGAACGCTCGGTGGCTCCGCTGGAAGAATGCCAAGGTTCTTCGGCTTGCCATCGAGCAGTCCGAGCGAGAGGCGTTGGATAAGATGAAGGAGGCCGCTTGGCTGGCCAAGCTCAGGCGCCAGCAGGACCGGGTCGTCCAGTGcctcaagggcctcgtcatcaTCGACTCCTCCGACGATGACGACCACGGCTCCTCCTCTGACGAATCAGATGATCATCCAGCAGCCGCCAACGGGTACAGCTACGCCGGCGACCAGAAGGGGAAAGGGCTATCCCGGAAGTAGTGAAGTTgatttttaatttcaagttttagaTGTAGTATAAAAATTGTCCTTCTTTTGTGTGAACCTTGGTGGATCTTTTGGTGAACTATTGTGAAATTTCTATGTCCGCAGCTGATCTATGTACTTTCATCGACACTGCATGATATTGTAACCTTCGCTCCCTCCGCAGCCGGCAAGCATGCACACGAGCTTGGCGCTGCCCCTCCCTCCTTGGGTCATGCCGTGCCCCACGCCGGATTCGGCCACATGGGCCTTCACCGTCCTTGCCCGACACCAGATCCGGCAGGAATGCCCCGGCCAGCACGGTGTGGTGAGCGCATGGGGCTACAACGTCCACTGCCCCGTTGACCATGGGGCGGCGTGCGagatgaagaagaaaaggccaGGGTCAGCACCAGAGCCAGGCACCGCCAGGAAGGTCACCACAGGGACTCATTGTTGCCGTTGCTCGAAAAGGGCGCTGCGACTGGGGCAGACGGGGTAGCGACCAGAGCAACATGGGTGGCCTAGGAAAGAAGAGCACGGGATACGACCTGGGAAAGAAGAGCGACGGAGGGTGACAACCGGAGTAGCAGGGGCGGCCTGCGGTTCCTGGACGATCTAGCTGTCACCGATACGACAGGACGTTGTGCACGTGCAGCGGCTCTGGTCATCGAGATCCAGATAGGGCTCACCTTTGTTGTCATCCTCCTTCTCCCACTACCTTCACCCGCAAATGAGGTCCACCGCCGCTCCAAGCCTCCATGGGCGGCGCCCCAAGCCAGCGAACAGAGCCCATGGACGCTGGGCTACATGTTTTATGTATGTCGGGGGCTAATTGCGTTTTCATTTTTGATTTATGAGTGTCTATGTAAAATTTTAGGGTCTAGTTTGTAATTTTGGATTAAATCCCATCTGACACAAACAGTTACGCCATGTAAGCAGAAAACGGGCCCCGTCTATCATAAAACGCGCTCAACTAGTCAAATACGtcgatcagtggtttttgcaaaaagattacGCTAGACATGATGTCTTCTATAAAAACAATTGCAGAGTGGTGTTTTCGAATCGAAGCTGCAACCAGCGGGTGCTACCCCGCGTTCCTAGCCAGTACGACAGACTAACTTTAATAGAATGTTTGTAGTGTAGGTGTTCAGGAAACGAACAGAAGTGGCAAAACATAAAAACAGTTAGCAAAAAGTTGTGCGTAAGTGGGACCAATCACATGACCTCCCGTGAGTAAACAACGTCCCTGACCACTGTAGTTTTTCGATTTTTTGTGTAAAAATTGCAGTGGAATATTTAAACCTTTTTGagttttcaaacttttttgaaaagAAGTGATTTTTGGAATACTAAactatttctgaatttttggacaAAAATTGAAAAAAGGATTCATTTCTAAAAAAATGAACTGATTTtggaaaatgcaaacatttttctaAGATTCTGAACATTTGTTGAAATTAGAAAAAGGAACCTTGAGTGAGTAAATTGGGCTAGCTCGTACTTCTGTCTATTACCCCCATCCATCATTATTAAGCTAGGTGTAATGAATGTGTCCGTTATTATTTTTGGGTCGTTCATGAAAAATGCTTGATTTAATCTCTTCAGCGGATCGTTATAGAGCACCAGCCAATGCATGCGATGGGTTTTCTTTCCTCCAATTAGTTCATTGTATGCGGGCCCAGTTATCCCACATGGCAGCCAAAATATAATATTTACGTGAAAACTGCTTCTTCACGCGGTCTCTGGCTATAGACGAATTTAATCTTCGCGCGAGGTTGTTTCTTGGTTGTAGAATTTTGGCCCCCGAGCCCTTTAAATCCAGACGGGAGGGTTTGTTTACTTATCAAATTAAACAACCGCTTCTTATTTTCTTACACCAAATTTCATCACTTTATATACGTTTGCAAGTTGTATGGAAAAACGATAAACCGCTCCAGGAATCGATAAAGGGTGAGGAGTGGGCCCTTATTATCCCCGGAGAAACAAACATACAATTATTTTGGTACATATGAGTATGAAGGATTTAACTAccatttcttaaaaagaaaaaaattaactCCCAATACTCTGGATGCTTTGTACGCGGGATTGTTGGTGAACATGAGATAGATGGTATATTATGAGACTATGAGAGTATGATATAACTTAATATATAATTGCAATCCGATAGTGTTTAACTTGGCCGTGTTGTAGGTTCATCGGCTGCACATTCACAACCTAGATTTTGGGTTAATACATATGATTATAAGTTCAAATATATTGGGAGTTCCCTTAGGGCAATGGAGTGTGTCAGTTAAAACTACTTAATGAGTTGATATGTTGTGCTTGCACATCCAACGTTTCCTGAATTTAAGTATATATCAATTTTcatccccgttgcaacgcacaggcatatgCGCTAGTATACTCTAATTGCTAAATGACAAGTAATTGGCTGTAGGAGTATAAAACTAGTGCTGTATACTAAACCACATGTAGTAGAAAAGGGGTCTCATGTGAAAAGAAGAAAGGTAAATGATTTCCCTTTTCTTTAAATCGGGCATAACCCCTTTTCATTAACCGAATAACGAAAATACAGAAGAAGAAAATAACAACATAACAATACAACTTTCCACGCCAGCAAGAATTTAAGGATGCTTGAAAAGAAAAAGTGAGTTCAACGCATCACCGAAAAACCCATCGGTGCTCGTCATCTAAACACTATGGGAGGAATACCGAGTGATACCAACCAACAATCATAGGGAGATAATTTTAAATGAGAGCTCACATCTTAGCTTGCCGCAGAATTAGCATGAGCTGCCGCACAGATCGTTACCATTCTGACAACATTCTCTGTGAGCATCCTCGCACCTCGCTCCATAGCCCCATGATCATCAGCCTTCGTAAGTCCCGCCTAGTAAATAAAAAACACACATGTGGAGAACATCACTTCAAAAGGTGATCTGGGTAGCTTAAATTCGAAGGTTGCGCGGTCGCGGCAATTGTGCGGACAAGGTGAGATGGTGTTTTCAGAGTCAATTGAGTACAAAACACGCAGCATTGACCAGATCCAGATCAGACTACAAACGTTGTCTGTCTCAAAAGGAATGACGAGGTTAAAGGTAACCCGACAGATTAAAAAGGCGGCAGTGGCCAGTGCCAGTGAGTCACTGCCTAGCTGGAACAACAACCACATGCTCTCTTTTTATATACACCAGTTAATAATCACGCACATGGTTATAAAATAACGGCGCAAAGAGGCGGACCGGCGGCTGTGACACATGGTCTCGTGTTAGTCAAAAAAAGCACCCCGTGTATGACGCTGCACGCCAAGGTAGACCGTACCTGCGGTTCTACTCAGCTCGTAGCGAGATATGATCCTGCTCACTGATGATGGCGACACGAACGCCCGCACGTGTTCTTTGAACCTAACCAGTATCTTTTTCGTGGAAAGATTTTCGGAATGATCTTGTACAGGTAGTACTAAATGTTGTAATTTTTTATTTTACCAGTGGTCGTTTAGACTTTGAGCAAGGTTGAAGCTCTTGCTATTCTTGTGGATTTTGCTCTCCTCGACATTATTCTATAAGTGGAGTTTTTGTTGTGACTCCATAAAGAAAATAGACGTGTTTTTGTGCGAAGTAAAAATTGACGGCATTTACACACAAACCTCTATATTGCCTTTTGTTGAATTTTCATTTTACTTATATTTCGGCATGCCATGAGCATTACACATGGCGTCATGTTTTCCAAAGAGGGACTGGAGATGGACCAACTTTGACGATGTAATTTATACCGCTAACTCTAAATAACGTATTGCATATCGTTGTCTCTAAGAATAGGCATCCGGATTTCTAGGTTAGCAAGCAAGTCTGAACAAAACGGGCATGCACAA is from Triticum aestivum cultivar Chinese Spring chromosome 1B, IWGSC CS RefSeq v2.1, whole genome shotgun sequence and encodes:
- the LOC123091165 gene encoding uncharacterized protein isoform X1: MAPCRCRGVAHASFPTAPPSSSLVIVAACYSPQPPLVLLGRIWRWLVGPRARGRDGEGQKNERPDGGARDRGSWKCTVSFTDHPVVGARGNAPVAMGLSCIGGGGGWRQGTGPGRRQGWLRMWSAVEGGSPTRAAGARSSRRFRFMASHGM